TATGGGGGTTTGATTACGAAGGGGATACAAATACGATTAATGTGCACATTCGGAAGCTCAGGGAGAAAGTAGAGGAAGATCCAGCCCACCCTGTTTATATTAAAACGGTATGGGGCATTGGCTATAAGTTTGAGAGGGTAGCACCATGAAGCTTAGAACGATCTTAATGATCTCGAACTTGTTATCGATTTCGATTATTATTATTTTCTTACTCGTTAGCTATGTGCATATGTTCCTTTCTACAGATGTCATTTTATTGCTATCGCTCATTACTCTCGGAGCGGGATTGGTGTCTATTCTCTCTCACTTTGTTGTGACCCATCCTTTATTAAAAGGAGTAAAAGAACTTTCCGAAACGTCTCAAAGACTCGCAGAAGGGGAGTTTCGTACTCATATAGAGGAGAAGGGGCCAAAAGAGTTCAAAGAATTAGCAGCAAGCTACAACCGAATGGCTGATGATCTCGAGCAGATGTTTAGGCAAGTGAAAGAGTCAGAGGCATTTAAGCAGGACTTAATTGATAATATGTCTCATGATCTTAAAACGCCGATTGCTTCTATTAATTCTTATGTCGAAGCTTTGCAAGATGACATTATTGAAGATAAGGATACGAGGAAAGCCTATTTAGCTACAATTCACTCAGAAACGCAGCGAGTGTCTCAACTGATCCAAGAGTTATTAGAACTTTCGCAGCTAGAGAGGAAGGAAGGTGTGTTTAAACCAGAGCAGATTCACCTTGATAGAATCGTGGTGGAAACGTTGCAAGAGTTTGACATGCTTTTACGAGAGAAATCTCTAGAGTTTGAAGTGGATATGAAGGGCGAATTGCAACCGATTCTTGCTATGCCCAATCAGCTAAAGCGAGTACTGAGCAATTTGGTTGAAAATGCCATCAGGTATACGCAAGATGGAGATCGAATCCTGTTAGAAGTATCTCAAAATCAAAAGGAAACGTATTTTCGATTAGAAGATACAGGTCCAGGCATTCATGAAGCTGATCAAGACAAGATTTTTGAGCGTTTTTATCGTGTAGAAAAGTCCAGGAACAAAAGCTACGGCGGTTCAGGTTTGGGACTTGCGATTTGTAAAGAAATTGTGGAGCACCATGGGGGAGAAATTGGTGTGACTAGTGGTTTGGATAAGGGTGCTGTATTTTGGTTTACACTACCACGCAACATGAAGGAGGAAGCAACAGAATGAAATTAAAATGGATCCTTTCTGCCGTTGTTGTAGTCGTATTAGGTGTGATTTTTATTCCAATGGGTTACAAATACATGTTTGAACGATCAACAGGGAGCGAAGCGGTCAATGCCGATGAGTACGAAGCTGTCGCCACGTTCGCTGGTGGTTGTTTCTGGTGTATGGAACCCCCTTTTGAGAAGTTAAACGGAGTGAGCGAAGTGATCTCAGGCTACACAGGAGGGGATATGGAGAACCCTTCTTATAACGATGTTTCTTCAGGGTCTACGGAGCACATTGAATCCGTTCAAGTTCACTATGATCCGGATGTCATCAGTTATGAAACCCTCCTTAAGGTTTTCTGGAGGCAGATAGACCCAACAGATGATGGAGGACAGTTTGTGGATCGCGGGTATCAATATACGACTGCTATCTTTTATCATAATGAAAAGCAAAAAGAAGCTGCTAAACGATCTAAAGAAGAGCTAGTGAATTCAGGTCGATTCGATAAGGAGATTGTCACCCCGATTCGTGAAGCGAAAACCTTTTATAAAGCAGAAGATTATCACCAGGATTATTATAAGGAAAACTCCATTCGCTATAAGATCTACCGAAGCAATTCTGGTCGGGATCAATATTTAGAGAAGGTATGGGGCGATGATTTAAACGTTGATATACCAGGGAACTATTCGAAAGCGGAATTAAAAGAGAAACTAACCGATATGCAGTATAAAGTGACGCAGGAAGATGACACAGAACCGGCCTTTGAGAATGCGTATTGGGATAATAAAGAAGCAGGCATTTACGTGGATATTGTATCCGGTGAGCCTCTGTTCAGCTCGAAAGATAAATATAAATCGGGCACGGGGTGGCCGAGTTTTACTAAACCGCTAGTTGAGGACAATATTGTGACAAAACCAGATCGTGGACTATTCGGGACGCGGACTGAAGTGCGAAGCAAACAAGCCGATTCTCATTTGGGTCATGTGTTTGAAGATGGTCCTGA
The nucleotide sequence above comes from Pontibacillus chungwhensis. Encoded proteins:
- a CDS encoding sensor histidine kinase, with the protein product MKLRTILMISNLLSISIIIIFLLVSYVHMFLSTDVILLLSLITLGAGLVSILSHFVVTHPLLKGVKELSETSQRLAEGEFRTHIEEKGPKEFKELAASYNRMADDLEQMFRQVKESEAFKQDLIDNMSHDLKTPIASINSYVEALQDDIIEDKDTRKAYLATIHSETQRVSQLIQELLELSQLERKEGVFKPEQIHLDRIVVETLQEFDMLLREKSLEFEVDMKGELQPILAMPNQLKRVLSNLVENAIRYTQDGDRILLEVSQNQKETYFRLEDTGPGIHEADQDKIFERFYRVEKSRNKSYGGSGLGLAICKEIVEHHGGEIGVTSGLDKGAVFWFTLPRNMKEEATE
- the msrB gene encoding peptide-methionine (R)-S-oxide reductase MsrB, coding for MKLKWILSAVVVVVLGVIFIPMGYKYMFERSTGSEAVNADEYEAVATFAGGCFWCMEPPFEKLNGVSEVISGYTGGDMENPSYNDVSSGSTEHIESVQVHYDPDVISYETLLKVFWRQIDPTDDGGQFVDRGYQYTTAIFYHNEKQKEAAKRSKEELVNSGRFDKEIVTPIREAKTFYKAEDYHQDYYKENSIRYKIYRSNSGRDQYLEKVWGDDLNVDIPGNYSKAELKEKLTDMQYKVTQEDDTEPAFENAYWDNKEAGIYVDIVSGEPLFSSKDKYKSGTGWPSFTKPLVEDNIVTKPDRGLFGTRTEVRSKQADSHLGHVFEDGPEPTGLRYCMNSAALEFIPKDEMKERGYGEFLDQFEEE